From the Bacillus alveayuensis genome, the window GTAATCGCCAAATGAGTGATTCCTTTTTCTTTCGCAAGAAAGATTAATTCAAACAACGTTAACGTGCCGTCCGATATTTTGGAATGGCAATGCAAATCAATCATCACCGCTCAACTCCCCTAGATCCTTAATGATTTACACGCAAATTCAATTTCATTCTTGAAGAAATAACTTCTAAAACCATTGCTAATGCAAGTATGAAATAAGTAATAATCCCGATTTCCCTTAGATCAAAATAAAATCCGCTAGCCATAAACAAATCAAAACCAATACCGCCGGCACCAGCAGCTGCTCCCATCGCGACGGCAACGGAAAAATTGATCTCAAACCTTATAAACGTCCAGGAAATTAAATAAGTGATCGAAGAAGGAATGACTGCTTGAAAGACAATTTGCCACCAATTAGCTCCGCAACTTTTTAATGCTTCTATTACTCCTTCGTCTAATTCTTCGAATGATTCGGAGTAGGCTTTAATCAAATAACCGACAGAATGAAAAGTCATACCAATAACAGCAGCAACACTTCCAAGACCTGCAGCAATAGAAAAAATGAGCACCCATAATACTGTAGGAACTGCCCGAATAAATGCAACAAAAGCTCTAATTATATTGGAAACGTATTGATTCGATAAATTTTGTGCCGCTAACAATCCTAAAAAAAGCGCAATAATGGCACCGAATATTGTTGTTAAAAAAGCAAGCCCCAAGGTAATGAGAACTTGATAAATCGCATCTGTAATCGTTAAACGGGAAAAGCTAGCTTCTAAAAACATCGTTTTAAAGTTAAGAAATGTCTCTTTTAAACCAGTAAACAAACCCGTTTCCCCATAATCAAACATCGCAAATCCATAAACAGTGATCATCAATAATGCAACCAATGTTAGTCGAATGACAATCGACGCCTTCGTTAAAGGTTTGACTTTTATTTTATCTGTATACAATATATCCCCACTATCTTTTACCGTGCTTCGTGCTTTCATCAATCCTTCATTATTCATATCATCACCCTAATTCTCTGATAATAATTTGAAAAGGAAGTATTCGTTATAAAATGACCCTTCGAATCGAATTGGAAAGATACTCAATAACAAATACCGTTAACACAATGACGATGACTACTAAACTCGCTGCACTATAATTGGAGCTTTTATAATACAAGTCAAAAGAAAAACCAATTCCTGTTCCAGTTAGAATCCCGACTAAAGTAGCACTTCGGATATTCGTTTCAATCTCAAACAGTACCCAACTGATCATTTGAGGCAGACTAGATGGGATGACTGATTGAAAAATAATCGGAAAATATTGGGCACCCGTCGCTCGTAATGCCTCAACAGAACTATTGCTCACTTCATCAATCGTTTCCATGAATGAACGTGTCAAAAAACCAAAGGAGGCGAAAAAAAGAGCAAAAAATCCCGTTATGGAGCTTTGTCCAAAAGAAAAGAGCAATATCATCGCCCATGCAGCAACCGGAATATTACGGGAAATAGTAGCAATACCTCTGCTTATAGTACTTAATAGACCATTGATTT encodes:
- a CDS encoding phosphonate transport system permease protein (product_source=KO:K02042; cath_funfam=1.10.3720.10; cog=COG3639; ko=KO:K02042; pfam=PF00528; superfamily=161098; tigrfam=TIGR01097; transmembrane_helix_parts=Inside_1_34,TMhelix_35_57,Outside_58_94,TMhelix_95_117,Inside_118_145,TMhelix_146_168,Outside_169_198,TMhelix_199_221,Inside_222_227,TMhelix_228_250,Outside_251_259,TMhelix_260_279,Inside_280_289), which gives rise to MNNEGLMKARSTVKDSGDILYTDKIKVKPLTKASIVIRLTLVALLMITVYGFAMFDYGETGLFTGLKETFLNFKTMFLEASFSRLTITDAIYQVLITLGLAFLTTIFGAIIALFLGLLAAQNLSNQYVSNIIRAFVAFIRAVPTVLWVLIFSIAAGLGSVAAVIGMTFHSVGYLIKAYSESFEELDEGVIEALKSCGANWWQIVFQAVIPSSITYLISWTFIRFEINFSVAVAMGAAAGAGGIGFDLFMASGFYFDLREIGIITYFILALAMVLEVISSRMKLNLRVNH
- a CDS encoding phosphonate transport system permease protein (product_source=KO:K02042; cath_funfam=1.10.3720.10; cog=COG3639; ko=KO:K02042; pfam=PF00528; superfamily=161098; tigrfam=TIGR01097; transmembrane_helix_parts=Inside_1_12,TMhelix_13_35,Outside_36_72,TMhelix_73_95,Inside_96_123,TMhelix_124_146,Outside_147_231,TMhelix_232_254,Inside_255_261), translating into MQADIFLKRRRNFSLIFLLLIAFTYLSMYITEFQIVKGLTSFTKAVQWAFSNFFPDAKAMEKLPDILDKLLETVLISISSTTIAAIFATFFALCGSKSTKINGLLSTISRGIATISRNIPVAAWAMILLFSFGQSSITGFFALFFASFGFLTRSFMETIDEVSNSSVEALRATGAQYFPIIFQSVIPSSLPQMISWVLFEIETNIRSATLVGILTGTGIGFSFDLYYKSSNYSAASLVVIVIVLTVFVIEYLSNSIRRVIL